The following proteins are co-located in the Aggregatibacter aphrophilus ATCC 33389 genome:
- the cysE gene encoding serine O-acetyltransferase, whose translation MLLEVWQNIRQEAKKLVDNEPMLASFFHSTILKHHDLGSALSYILANKLANTIMPAIALREIIEETYLAKPSIIECAAYDISAVRQRDPAVELLSTPLLYLKGFHALQSYRITHYLWQQNRKALAIYLQNQISVAFDVDIHPAANIGHGIMFDHAAGIVVGETSVIENNVSILQGVTLGGTGKECGDRHPKIREGVMIGAGAKILGNIEVGKYAKIGANSVVLQPVPEYATAAGVPARIIGKDRDAKPAFDMNQNFIDLGMELNI comes from the coding sequence ATGTTGTTAGAAGTTTGGCAAAATATTCGTCAAGAAGCGAAAAAATTGGTAGATAACGAACCTATGCTTGCCAGTTTTTTTCATTCGACCATTTTAAAACATCATGATTTAGGCAGTGCACTAAGCTATATTTTAGCCAATAAATTAGCTAACACCATTATGCCGGCCATTGCCTTACGTGAAATTATCGAAGAAACCTATTTGGCAAAACCAAGTATTATCGAATGTGCCGCGTACGATATTTCAGCCGTACGTCAACGGGATCCGGCAGTAGAATTACTCTCCACACCATTGCTATATTTAAAAGGCTTTCATGCCTTGCAAAGCTATCGAATCACTCATTATTTATGGCAACAAAATCGCAAAGCTTTGGCGATTTACCTACAAAACCAAATTTCCGTGGCTTTTGATGTCGATATTCACCCCGCCGCCAACATTGGGCATGGAATTATGTTTGACCATGCCGCCGGCATCGTGGTAGGTGAAACTTCGGTAATCGAAAATAATGTGTCTATTTTACAAGGTGTTACTCTCGGCGGTACAGGCAAAGAATGTGGTGATCGACACCCAAAAATTCGCGAAGGCGTCATGATTGGTGCAGGTGCGAAAATTTTAGGTAACATTGAGGTGGGTAAATATGCTAAAATTGGCGCCAATTCGGTGGTGTTACAACCGGTTCCTGAATACGCCACCGCAGCCGGAGTGCCTGCACGCATTATCGGCAAAGACAGAGATGCCAAACCGGCATTCGATATGAACCAAAACTTTATTGATCTCGGCATGGAATTAAATATCTAG
- the rsmG gene encoding 16S rRNA (guanine(527)-N(7))-methyltransferase RsmG produces MANLDMQLADKLKTLLKQTALSVTEQQQQQLVKLVSLLNKWNKAYNLTSVRDPQEMLVKHILDSLVVSPYLQGDRFIDVGTGPGLPGLPLAIINPDKHFVLLDSLGKRISFIRHAVRELGLTNVEPVLKRVEEYQPDHQFDGVLSRAFASLKDMTDWCSHLPTENGLFYALKGLCRDEEVQELDGKFAIKDIIKLHVPELVGERHLVILK; encoded by the coding sequence ATGGCTAACCTTGATATGCAACTGGCAGATAAACTAAAAACATTATTAAAACAGACCGCACTTTCTGTTACAGAACAACAGCAACAACAATTAGTTAAGTTGGTTTCATTGCTCAATAAATGGAATAAGGCATATAACCTGACTTCTGTGCGTGATCCACAGGAAATGTTGGTTAAACATATTTTAGATAGCTTGGTAGTTAGCCCTTATTTACAAGGTGATCGTTTTATTGATGTGGGTACAGGTCCGGGCTTACCGGGCTTGCCATTAGCCATTATTAATCCGGATAAACATTTTGTGCTCCTAGATAGTCTTGGAAAACGCATTAGTTTTATTCGACATGCAGTGCGTGAGCTAGGACTAACCAATGTAGAACCAGTACTTAAGCGGGTGGAAGAATATCAACCCGATCACCAATTTGATGGTGTGTTAAGCCGTGCTTTTGCCTCTCTTAAAGATATGACTGATTGGTGTAGTCATTTGCCTACGGAAAATGGACTTTTTTATGCGCTAAAAGGGCTTTGTCGTGATGAGGAAGTGCAAGAATTAGACGGTAAATTCGCCATAAAAGATATTATAAAACTTCATGTTCCTGAGCTCGTTGGTGAACGGCATTTGGTCATTTTGAAATAA
- the atpA gene encoding F0F1 ATP synthase subunit alpha: MQLNSTEISELIKKRIAQFNVESEARNTGTIVSVSDGIIRIHGLSEVMQGEMIALPGNRYAMALNLERDSVGAVVMGPYADLAEGVEVQCTGRILEVPVGRGLLGRVVNTLGQPIDGKGEIKNDGFSPVEVIAPGVIERKSVDQPVQTGYKAVDSMVPIGRGQRELIIGDRQTGKTALAIDAIINQRNSGIKCIYVAIGQKASTIANVVRKLEEHGALANTIVVAASASESAALQYLAPYAGCAMGEYFRDRGEDALIVYDDLSKQAVAYRQISLLLRRPPGREAYPGDVFYLHSRLLERASRVNEEYVEKFTNGEVKGKTGSLTALPIIETQAGDVSAFVPTNVISITDGQIFLESNLFNSGIRPAVNPGISVSRVGGAAQTKVIKKLAGGIRTALAQYRELAAFAQFASDLDDATRKQLSHGEKVTELLKQKQYAPLSVSEQAVVLFAVEFGYLEDVELAKIGSFESALLDYANREHAEFMQDLNKSGNYNDEIKNTLKGILGSFKANNAW, translated from the coding sequence ATGCAACTAAATTCAACTGAAATTAGTGAATTAATAAAAAAACGCATTGCCCAGTTTAATGTGGAAAGCGAAGCGCGTAATACGGGTACAATCGTTTCAGTAAGTGATGGTATTATTCGTATTCACGGTTTAAGCGAAGTAATGCAAGGTGAAATGATTGCATTGCCGGGAAATCGCTATGCAATGGCATTAAACTTAGAAAGAGATTCTGTCGGTGCAGTGGTTATGGGCCCTTATGCAGACCTTGCGGAAGGGGTTGAAGTTCAATGTACCGGTCGTATTCTTGAAGTACCGGTTGGTCGTGGTCTATTAGGTCGTGTGGTTAATACCTTAGGACAGCCGATTGATGGTAAAGGCGAAATTAAAAATGACGGTTTTTCTCCCGTTGAAGTGATTGCTCCGGGTGTAATTGAACGTAAGTCCGTTGATCAGCCCGTACAAACCGGTTATAAGGCTGTTGACTCCATGGTGCCAATAGGCCGTGGTCAACGTGAGTTGATTATCGGTGACCGTCAAACCGGTAAAACAGCTCTTGCCATTGATGCGATTATCAACCAACGTAATTCAGGTATTAAATGTATCTATGTAGCGATTGGTCAAAAAGCTTCTACTATTGCAAACGTTGTTCGTAAATTAGAAGAACATGGTGCACTTGCCAATACTATCGTTGTTGCTGCATCAGCATCCGAATCTGCAGCATTACAATATTTAGCACCTTATGCCGGTTGTGCCATGGGTGAATATTTCCGTGATCGCGGTGAAGATGCGTTAATCGTTTACGATGATCTTTCTAAACAAGCCGTTGCTTATCGTCAAATTTCTTTATTATTACGTCGCCCACCGGGTCGTGAAGCTTATCCGGGAGATGTTTTCTATTTACACTCACGTTTACTTGAACGTGCTTCTCGTGTAAACGAAGAATATGTAGAAAAATTCACCAATGGTGAAGTTAAAGGAAAAACAGGTTCTTTAACTGCACTTCCGATTATTGAAACACAAGCGGGTGACGTTTCTGCTTTCGTTCCAACTAACGTAATTTCTATTACCGATGGTCAGATTTTCTTAGAATCTAACTTGTTTAACTCCGGTATTCGTCCAGCAGTAAACCCGGGTATTTCGGTTTCTCGTGTAGGTGGTGCGGCACAGACTAAAGTTATTAAGAAATTAGCCGGTGGTATTCGTACCGCACTTGCACAATACCGTGAATTAGCTGCGTTTGCGCAATTTGCCTCAGATCTTGATGATGCAACCCGTAAACAACTTTCTCATGGTGAAAAAGTAACCGAATTACTAAAACAAAAACAATATGCGCCACTTTCAGTTTCTGAACAGGCTGTTGTATTGTTTGCCGTAGAATTTGGTTATTTAGAAGATGTGGAATTGGCAAAAATTGGAAGTTTTGAATCCGCACTTTTAGATTATGCAAACCGTGAACATGCTGAATTTATGCAAGATCTCAACAAATCCGGTAATTATAATGATGAGATTAAAAATACATTAAAAGGCATTTTGGGTAGTTTCAAAGCCAACAATGCGTGGTAG
- the glpX gene encoding class II fructose-bisphosphatase yields MNRSLAIEFSRVTEVAALAGFAWLGRGDKNSADDAAVKAMRYMLNLIHMDAEIVIGEGEIDQAPMLYIGEKVGSGMGELVSIAVDPIDGTRMTAMGQANAISVLAAGGKNTFLKAPDMYMEKLVVGPEAKGIIDLNLPLEQNLRRVASKLGKLLSDLTVMILDKPRHEAVIEKMHQLGVRVFTIPDGDVAASVLCCLPEAEIDMVYGIGGAPEGVVAAAAIRALGGDMQSRLLLRDQVKGDTPENKALAAEEIRRCADMGVEVNTVLQLEQLVRDDNLVFAATGITNGDLLKGVHRKGNLATTETLLIRGKSRTIRRIQSTHYLDRKDTALSRLIKA; encoded by the coding sequence ATGAATAGATCATTAGCCATTGAGTTTTCAAGAGTAACTGAAGTTGCTGCCCTTGCTGGGTTTGCTTGGTTAGGGCGTGGGGATAAAAATTCGGCTGATGATGCTGCCGTGAAGGCCATGCGTTATATGCTAAATTTGATTCATATGGATGCGGAAATTGTCATTGGCGAAGGTGAAATTGACCAAGCGCCGATGTTATATATCGGTGAAAAAGTAGGTTCGGGTATGGGCGAATTGGTGTCTATTGCCGTGGATCCTATTGATGGTACGCGTATGACAGCAATGGGGCAAGCTAATGCCATTTCCGTATTGGCGGCAGGTGGTAAAAATACCTTTTTGAAAGCACCGGACATGTATATGGAAAAATTGGTAGTTGGTCCAGAAGCAAAAGGCATCATAGATTTAAATTTACCACTTGAACAAAATTTGCGCCGTGTCGCCTCAAAGCTAGGCAAACTATTATCCGATTTAACGGTGATGATTTTAGATAAACCTCGTCATGAAGCCGTGATTGAAAAAATGCATCAACTGGGTGTGCGCGTATTTACGATTCCTGATGGTGATGTAGCAGCCTCAGTGTTATGTTGCTTGCCGGAAGCGGAAATTGACATGGTTTATGGCATTGGCGGTGCGCCGGAAGGTGTTGTGGCGGCAGCGGCTATTCGAGCCTTGGGTGGTGATATGCAATCCCGTCTATTACTGCGAGATCAGGTAAAAGGCGATACGCCGGAAAATAAGGCATTAGCCGCAGAAGAAATTCGCCGTTGTGCAGACATGGGCGTGGAAGTGAATACCGTATTACAATTGGAACAGTTAGTGCGGGATGACAATTTGGTGTTTGCCGCCACCGGTATTACTAACGGTGATTTATTAAAAGGTGTTCACCGTAAAGGCAATTTAGCTACCACGGAAACCTTATTAATTCGTGGCAAATCTAGAACCATTCGCCGCATTCAATCTACCCATTATTTAGACCGAAAAGACACCGCACTTTCCCGTTTAATTAAAGCTTAA
- the mioC gene encoding FMN-binding protein MioC, which translates to MQPKICLITGSTLGSAEYVAEHLESVLQQQGFTTELHHGPALDDVINEKLWLVVTSTHGAGELPDNLKPLFETLKDSNADLSDLRFAVIGLGNSDYDTFCFAVDTVEEALQTKSAVKIADALRIDVLNDADHDQCAEDWLPTFIQKI; encoded by the coding sequence ATGCAACCTAAAATTTGCTTAATTACCGGCAGCACCTTAGGCAGTGCTGAATATGTTGCCGAACATTTGGAAAGTGTATTACAACAGCAAGGTTTTACTACCGAATTACATCATGGTCCGGCATTAGACGATGTTATCAATGAAAAATTATGGTTAGTTGTTACTTCCACACATGGCGCAGGGGAATTACCGGATAATTTAAAACCGTTATTTGAAACATTGAAAGACAGCAACGCAGATCTCTCAGATTTAAGATTTGCCGTGATTGGTTTAGGAAATTCCGATTACGACACATTCTGTTTTGCTGTAGATACCGTAGAAGAAGCACTACAAACTAAAAGTGCGGTTAAAATTGCCGATGCTTTACGCATTGATGTGTTAAATGATGCCGATCATGATCAATGTGCAGAAGATTGGTTACCCACCTTCATACAAAAAATTTAG
- the gpsA gene encoding NAD(P)H-dependent glycerol-3-phosphate dehydrogenase, whose product MNTTLTHSSITVLGAGSFGTALAITFSRNGHPTYLWGHNPQKMQKLNAERQNAEFLSDIIFPDALHIEADLGNAIQASRDLLLAVPSHCFGEILSQIRPHLRPDSRIVWATKGLERNTGRLLEEVIKETLGNTYPLAVLSGPTFAKELASGLPTAITLASDNEEFAREFQARIHCSKHFRVYINDDMLGVQLGGAIKNVIAIGAGISDGMGFGANARTALITRGIAEISRLGTALGANPNTFMGMSGLGDLVLTCTDNQSRNRRFGIMLGQGFSAQTAMDNIGQVVEGFYNTKEAHLLAQRYGVEMPITEQIYQVLFCGKNAKEAAVNLLGRERKEE is encoded by the coding sequence ATGAATACGACCTTAACCCATTCTTCTATCACCGTATTAGGCGCAGGTTCTTTTGGTACCGCTTTGGCTATCACATTTTCGCGCAATGGGCACCCCACTTATCTTTGGGGACATAATCCGCAAAAAATGCAAAAACTGAACGCCGAACGACAAAATGCGGAATTTTTATCTGATATTATTTTCCCGGATGCGTTACACATAGAAGCAGATTTGGGAAATGCAATTCAAGCTTCACGGGATTTGTTATTGGCTGTGCCAAGCCATTGTTTCGGTGAAATTCTCTCGCAAATTCGACCGCACTTACGCCCCGATAGTCGAATTGTTTGGGCTACCAAAGGGCTAGAACGGAATACCGGGCGCTTGCTGGAAGAGGTGATTAAGGAAACATTAGGCAACACTTACCCGTTGGCCGTTCTTTCCGGCCCAACCTTTGCCAAAGAATTGGCTTCCGGTTTACCTACTGCCATTACGTTAGCCTCCGATAACGAAGAATTTGCGCGTGAATTTCAAGCACGAATCCATTGCAGTAAGCATTTTCGGGTTTATATTAATGACGATATGCTCGGCGTGCAGCTGGGGGGGGCGATTAAAAACGTTATTGCTATCGGCGCAGGGATTTCCGATGGCATGGGATTTGGCGCGAATGCCAGAACAGCATTGATTACCCGTGGTATTGCAGAAATATCCCGTTTGGGCACAGCATTAGGTGCCAATCCAAACACCTTTATGGGCATGTCAGGCTTAGGTGATTTAGTGCTTACCTGTACTGATAACCAATCCCGTAACCGTCGTTTCGGTATTATGCTTGGACAAGGTTTTTCCGCCCAAACTGCCATGGATAATATCGGACAAGTGGTGGAAGGTTTTTACAACACCAAAGAAGCTCATTTATTAGCTCAGCGTTATGGCGTTGAAATGCCTATTACGGAACAAATTTATCAAGTGTTGTTCTGTGGTAAAAATGCAAAAGAGGCTGCAGTCAATTTATTAGGCAGAGAACGTAAAGAGGAATAA
- the zapB gene encoding cell division protein ZapB yields MSFEVLDQLENKIKQAVETIQLLQLEVDELREKNGRAQQENDALRGENEQLRGEHQNIQERLRSLLGITDSI; encoded by the coding sequence ATGTCATTCGAAGTTTTAGATCAGTTAGAAAACAAAATTAAGCAAGCTGTTGAGACCATTCAACTCCTTCAATTAGAAGTGGATGAATTAAGAGAGAAAAACGGCAGAGCACAACAAGAAAATGATGCATTACGTGGTGAAAATGAACAATTAAGAGGTGAACACCAAAATATCCAAGAGCGCTTACGTTCACTTTTAGGTATTACCGACAGCATCTAA
- the atpH gene encoding F0F1 ATP synthase subunit delta — protein sequence MSELTTIARPYAKAAFDFAVEQSSSDKSAVEKWNKMLGFLAEVVKNETMQAFLTGSFSAQKLADTVISICGEQLDQYGQNLVRLMAENKRLTVLPAVLKEFQRYVEEHQAITEVQVTSAQPLSVAQQEKIVAAMEKRLAQKVKLNCNVDKALIAGVIIRTEDFVIDGSSRGQLARLADELQL from the coding sequence ATGTCAGAATTAACTACCATAGCTCGCCCTTATGCTAAAGCAGCATTTGATTTTGCCGTAGAACAGAGTTCATCTGATAAAAGTGCGGTGGAAAAATGGAATAAAATGTTGGGTTTTCTTGCTGAAGTGGTAAAAAACGAAACCATGCAGGCTTTCTTAACAGGATCATTTTCCGCACAAAAATTAGCAGACACGGTGATTTCAATTTGTGGCGAACAATTAGATCAATATGGGCAAAACTTAGTTCGGTTAATGGCTGAAAATAAGCGTTTAACTGTGCTTCCGGCAGTTTTAAAAGAATTTCAACGCTATGTTGAAGAACATCAGGCTATTACGGAAGTTCAAGTCACTTCGGCTCAACCATTAAGTGTCGCGCAACAAGAAAAAATTGTTGCCGCAATGGAAAAAAGATTAGCTCAGAAAGTTAAGTTAAATTGCAACGTGGATAAGGCGCTGATTGCCGGCGTTATTATTCGTACTGAAGATTTTGTGATTGATGGAAGTAGCCGTGGGCAACTTGCCCGTCTCGCAGATGAGTTGCAATTATAA
- the atpB gene encoding F0F1 ATP synthase subunit A, with the protein MSELTTSEYISHHLSFLKTGDGFWNIHVDTLFFSILSAIIFLFVFSRVAKKATPGVPGKLQCFVEMVVDWVNGIVKENFHGPRNVVAPIALTIFCWVFIMNAIDLIPVDFLPQFAGLFGIHYLRAVPTADISATLGMSICVFFLILFYTVKSKGLGGLVKEYTLHPFNHWAFIPVNFILETVTLLAKPISLAFRLFGNMYAGELIFILIAVMYSANMAIAALGIPLHLAWAIFHILVITLQAFIFMMLTVVYLSIAYNKAEH; encoded by the coding sequence ATGTCTGAACTCACTACTTCAGAATATATTAGTCACCATTTATCGTTTCTTAAAACAGGCGATGGTTTCTGGAATATTCACGTTGATACGCTCTTTTTCTCAATTCTATCAGCCATTATTTTCCTTTTTGTTTTTTCGCGTGTTGCGAAAAAAGCAACGCCAGGTGTACCGGGTAAGCTGCAATGTTTCGTTGAAATGGTAGTTGATTGGGTGAATGGTATTGTAAAAGAAAACTTTCATGGTCCGCGTAACGTGGTAGCGCCTATCGCACTAACCATTTTCTGTTGGGTGTTCATTATGAACGCTATCGATTTAATCCCTGTTGATTTTCTTCCTCAATTTGCCGGTCTCTTTGGTATTCATTATTTAAGAGCCGTGCCAACCGCAGATATCAGTGCGACTCTAGGTATGTCAATCTGCGTATTCTTTCTTATCCTTTTTTACACAGTTAAATCAAAAGGTCTTGGTGGTTTGGTGAAAGAATATACGCTCCACCCTTTTAATCACTGGGCATTTATTCCGGTAAACTTTATTCTTGAAACCGTAACCTTATTGGCAAAACCGATTTCTCTTGCTTTCCGTCTATTCGGTAATATGTATGCAGGGGAATTAATCTTTATTCTTATCGCTGTGATGTATTCTGCCAATATGGCTATCGCAGCATTGGGAATTCCATTACATCTCGCTTGGGCAATTTTCCATATTTTGGTTATTACGTTACAAGCATTCATCTTTATGATGTTGACGGTGGTTTACTTAAGTATTGCTTATAACAAAGCAGAACACTAA
- the atpE gene encoding F0F1 ATP synthase subunit C → METVITATIIGASILLAFAALGTAIGFAILGGKFLESSARQPELASSLLTKMFIVAGLLDAIAMIAVGISLLFIFANPFIGLLQ, encoded by the coding sequence ATGGAAACTGTAATTACAGCAACTATCATTGGTGCATCAATTCTTCTTGCATTTGCTGCATTAGGTACTGCAATTGGCTTTGCGATCTTAGGTGGTAAATTCTTAGAATCGTCAGCACGTCAACCGGAACTTGCATCTAGCCTATTAACTAAAATGTTTATTGTGGCAGGTTTATTGGATGCTATTGCAATGATTGCTGTTGGTATTTCATTACTTTTCATTTTCGCAAACCCATTCATCGGCTTATTACAATAA
- the mnmG gene encoding tRNA uridine-5-carboxymethylaminomethyl(34) synthesis enzyme MnmG, with translation MFYMDTYDVIVIGGGHAGTEAALAPARMGLKTLLLTHNVDTLGQMSCNPAIGGIGKGHLVREIDAMGGLMATAADQAGIQFRTLNSSKGPAVRATRAQADRVLYRQAVRIALENQPNLDIFQQEVSDILIEQDRATGVVTKMGLKFHAKSVILTLGTFLDGKIHIGLENYTGGRAGDPASITLAQRLRDLNLRVDRLKTGTPPRIDARTIDFSVLAEQHGDAQLPVFSFMGSVDQHPRQIPCFITHTNEKTHEVIRNNLDRSPMYTGVIEGIGPRYCPSIEDKVMRFADRNSHQIYLEPEGLTTNEIYPNGISTSLPFDVQMGIVNSMKGLENARIIKPGYAIEYDYFDPRDLKPTLETKSIQGLFFAGQINGTTGYEEAASQGLLAGINAGLYVQEKEAWFPRRDQAYMGVLVDDLCTLGTKEPYRVFTSRAEYRLLLREDNADIRLTPIAHELGLIDEARWARFNRKMENIEQERQRLRSIWLHPRSEYLEEANQVLGSPLVREASGEDLLRRPEINYQILTALTPFQPPMADKEAIEQVEIAIKYQGYIEHQQEEIEKQKRHENTAIPPHFDYSKVAGLSNEVRIKLEQHRPVSIGQASRISGITPAAISIILVNLKKQGMLKRGE, from the coding sequence ATGTTTTATATGGATACTTATGACGTCATTGTCATTGGTGGCGGGCATGCAGGAACTGAAGCTGCGCTTGCGCCTGCCCGTATGGGATTAAAAACCCTGTTACTTACGCATAATGTTGATACGTTAGGGCAAATGTCTTGTAACCCTGCAATTGGCGGGATAGGAAAAGGCCATTTGGTTAGAGAAATTGATGCCATGGGCGGTTTAATGGCGACAGCTGCGGATCAGGCCGGTATTCAATTTCGTACCTTAAACAGTAGCAAAGGCCCGGCCGTACGGGCTACCCGTGCGCAAGCAGACCGTGTGTTATATCGTCAGGCAGTTCGCATTGCCCTTGAAAATCAACCTAATTTAGATATTTTTCAGCAAGAAGTCAGCGATATTTTAATTGAGCAGGATCGTGCTACCGGTGTCGTGACGAAAATGGGGCTGAAATTTCATGCTAAATCCGTGATTTTAACTTTAGGTACATTTTTAGACGGCAAGATCCACATTGGTTTAGAAAATTACACCGGTGGACGCGCCGGTGATCCCGCTTCCATTACATTAGCGCAACGTTTACGTGATTTGAACTTACGGGTGGATCGCTTAAAAACCGGTACGCCGCCACGCATTGATGCACGCACTATTGATTTTTCCGTGCTTGCCGAACAGCATGGCGATGCACAGTTGCCAGTATTTTCTTTCATGGGATCGGTTGATCAGCATCCTCGTCAAATTCCTTGTTTTATTACACATACGAATGAAAAAACCCATGAAGTGATCCGTAATAATTTAGATCGTAGCCCAATGTACACAGGTGTGATCGAAGGGATCGGTCCGCGTTATTGTCCGTCCATTGAAGATAAAGTTATGCGTTTCGCCGATCGCAATTCTCATCAAATTTATTTGGAACCGGAAGGCTTAACCACAAATGAAATTTATCCAAACGGGATTTCTACCAGCCTACCATTTGACGTGCAAATGGGAATCGTCAATTCCATGAAAGGTTTGGAAAATGCCCGTATTATCAAACCGGGCTACGCTATCGAATATGATTATTTTGATCCGCGCGATTTAAAACCAACGTTAGAAACCAAATCCATTCAAGGTTTATTCTTTGCCGGTCAAATTAACGGTACTACCGGTTATGAAGAGGCCGCCTCTCAAGGTTTGTTAGCAGGAATTAACGCCGGTCTTTATGTGCAGGAAAAAGAGGCTTGGTTCCCACGCCGTGATCAGGCCTACATGGGTGTGTTGGTGGATGATCTTTGCACGCTTGGCACCAAAGAGCCTTATCGCGTATTCACGTCCCGCGCGGAATATCGCTTATTATTACGTGAAGATAATGCCGACATTCGTTTGACTCCGATTGCCCATGAATTAGGCTTAATTGATGAAGCCCGTTGGGCGCGTTTTAATCGGAAAATGGAAAATATTGAACAAGAACGTCAGCGTTTGCGCAGTATTTGGTTACACCCGCGTTCAGAATATTTAGAAGAAGCTAACCAAGTATTGGGCAGTCCGTTAGTGCGTGAAGCCAGTGGTGAAGATTTATTGCGTCGTCCGGAAATAAATTATCAAATTTTGACCGCACTTACGCCGTTTCAACCGCCGATGGCCGATAAAGAAGCTATTGAACAAGTGGAAATTGCCATTAAATATCAAGGTTACATCGAACATCAGCAAGAAGAAATCGAAAAGCAAAAACGCCATGAAAATACGGCAATTCCGCCACATTTTGATTATTCCAAAGTTGCGGGATTATCTAACGAAGTTCGTATCAAACTGGAACAACATCGTCCCGTATCTATCGGACAAGCCAGTCGTATTTCCGGTATTACGCCGGCGGCCATTTCCATTATTTTAGTAAACTTAAAAAAACAAGGCATGTTAAAGCGGGGTGAATAA
- the atpF gene encoding F0F1 ATP synthase subunit B has protein sequence MNLNATLIGQLIAFAIFVWFCMKFVWPPIINAIETRQSQIANALASAEEAKKEQADNKALAEQEISNAKIKAQEILDAANKRRNEVLDEVKIEAEELKAKIIEQGYAEVEAERKRVQEELRVKVASLAIAGAEKIVGRTVDEAANNDIIDKLVAEL, from the coding sequence GTGAATTTAAATGCAACATTGATTGGTCAACTTATAGCATTCGCAATTTTCGTGTGGTTCTGCATGAAATTTGTTTGGCCGCCAATTATTAATGCGATTGAAACACGTCAAAGCCAGATTGCGAACGCTTTAGCATCGGCAGAAGAAGCTAAAAAAGAGCAAGCAGATAACAAAGCGCTTGCTGAGCAAGAAATTTCTAACGCTAAAATTAAAGCACAAGAAATTTTAGATGCTGCCAATAAACGTCGTAATGAAGTGCTAGACGAAGTGAAGATAGAAGCAGAAGAGCTAAAAGCGAAAATTATTGAGCAAGGCTATGCCGAAGTGGAAGCCGAGCGTAAACGTGTTCAAGAAGAATTACGTGTGAAAGTCGCCTCTTTAGCGATTGCTGGCGCAGAAAAAATTGTTGGGCGTACTGTGGATGAAGCAGCCAACAACGACATTATTGATAAACTAGTTGCAGAACTATAA
- a CDS encoding ATP synthase subunit I: MSQVLTQAKNRYQKAILLEMGFILIFGALVSIWQWKSAVDFCLGFFSAFLPFCAFTYLIFYRKQNLSAKLTALYRGEAIKFILTILFIAVSFKWLGVSRFFLFFAGFFIALVLNNLVPFLLNRS, encoded by the coding sequence ATGTCTCAGGTTCTAACGCAAGCTAAAAATCGTTATCAAAAAGCTATATTGCTTGAAATGGGATTTATCCTCATTTTTGGTGCGTTAGTATCCATTTGGCAATGGAAAAGTGCGGTTGATTTTTGTCTTGGATTTTTTAGTGCTTTTTTGCCTTTTTGTGCCTTTACTTACCTTATTTTTTATCGTAAACAGAATTTATCAGCAAAACTGACCGCACTTTATCGTGGTGAAGCGATAAAGTTTATACTAACAATTCTTTTTATCGCGGTATCTTTCAAGTGGTTAGGCGTGAGTCGGTTTTTTTTGTTTTTTGCAGGTTTTTTTATTGCATTAGTGTTGAACAATTTAGTTCCATTTTTGCTAAACAGGTCTTAA